A window from Rhea pennata isolate bPtePen1 chromosome 1, bPtePen1.pri, whole genome shotgun sequence encodes these proteins:
- the MDM1 gene encoding nuclear protein MDM1 translates to MPVRFRGLSEYRRSFGWRKPRSCRPSEQQEAAWAGLRSDQLGISREPKFISKKRVPYHNPQISKSFEWTADCDLNDPLETEALRTAELHRDHNNNDMNQEKIETLEGPRLTAKVQSHSADSRVETALALAENNMKRSPPAALPNQNVAFISPKKELEKVDNGLHRVLQRKAGMNISPLNTFPRSSEYQSQFVWKSPYDKSPILAAEQVIHDMSKSFPPYKSPAITSETEYERDFKGSPVKSPQLRCDSEDKGFPVHEQNKRKEPFEKPTEDASKQGKKTEQKHPKQKNKQHISQKPLSLHTSRGKMNTEYKSKFLSPAQYLYKDGAWSRIRSNVPNQASQSTLNSMWYMEVKELRARAKAYRQRIEGTHFSRYHLNQILSDNNSLWDVSSSSSSEEGISNNIRALDLAGVSEKETSPKPKVLHKPDSREELHQDNTEKKGLSDASTVPVKRRLVWGEQEGTEEGDNQPSTEEEEKENERVADMAQELDDKDAIEDKKVEGENALVLNSSVATSDSSSVFSGTGGRLPTPKLRALGGAQRTHHDLTTPAVGGAVLVSPPKSKSSSPQQRTRGLGTDPSPAKQDVREASKRRSGQPDVEVEAVSLLTSPPAGLETLDPLPLRQDQWPAHSVCDERVSLASEHQERSSTPPMLKTAEIRSTSYWSPSRRIQGTLKDPEFQHNGNVVSSKMRSFQLPLQERNCNDEDDRLSQISARSAASSSLASQVLERAQKRKEDFWGKT, encoded by the exons atGCCCGTGCGCTTCAgg GGGCTGAGCGAGTACAGGAGGAGCTTCGGGTGGAGAAAGCCGCGGTCGTGCAGGCCCTCGGAGCAGCAGGAGGCCGCGTGGGCAGGACTGCGGTCCGACCAGCTGG GAATCTCAAGAGAACCAAAGTTCATTTCCAAGAAAAGGGTACCCTATCATAACCCACAGATTTCAAAATCCTTTGAATGGACAGCAGATTGCGATTTGAACGATCCACTAGAAACTGAAGCTCTTAGGACTGCAGAATTGCACAGAGACCACAATAACAATGATATGAATCAGGAAAAGATTGAAACTCTGGAAGGACCCAGGCTCACCGCAAAAGTTCAGTCACATTCTGCAGATTCTAGGGTTGAAACAGCTCTTGCTCTTGCAGAAAACAACATGAAGAGGTCACcacctgcagctctgccaaaTCAAAATGTAGCATTTATATCTCCAAAAAAGGAGTTAGAAAAAGTGGATAATGGG CTTCATAGAGTCCTTCAGAGGAAAGCAGGCATGAATATTTCACCTTTAAATACTTTTCCCAGAAGTTCTGAATATCAAAGCCAGTTTGTTTGGAAGAGTCCTTACGATAAGTCTCCAATACTTGCAGCTGAACAG gtTATTCACGATATGAGTAAATCCTTCCCTCCATATAAATCTCCTGCAATTACTTCTGAAACTGAATATGAGAGAGATTTCAAAGGTTCTCCTGTTAAGAGTCCACAACTGAGATGTGATTCAGAAGACAAAGGATTTCCAGTTCATGAGCAA aataaaaggaaagaacCATTTGAAAAGCCAACAGAAGATGCAtcaaaacaagggaaaaaaacagaacagaaacatcctaaacaaaaaaataagcaacatATCAGTCAAAAACCCCTCTCTTTACATACAAGTCGTGG GAAGATGAACACTgaatataaatcaaaatttttgtCTCCAGCTCAGTATTTGTACAAAGATGGAGCTTGGTCTCGTATCAGGAGCAATGTTCCCAATCAG GCATCTCAAAGCACCCTAAATTCCATGTGGTATATGGAG GTGAAAGAACTTCGAGCCAGAGCAAAGGCTTACAGGCAGCGAATAGAGGGAACACACTTCTCCCGATACCATCTCAATCAGATTCTGTCCGATAATAACAGTCTCTGGGATGTGTCCTCAAGTTCCAGTTCAGAAGAAGGCATCAGCAACAACATCAGAGCACTAGATCTTGCTGG AGTTTCTGAAAAAGAGACTTCACCAAAGCCCAAAGTGCTACACAAACCTGACTCAAGAGAGGAGTTGCACCAAGATAACACTGAGAAAAAAGGTCTGTCAGATGCATCGACTGTTCCAGTCAAAAGGCGTTTAGTTTGGGGTGAACAAGAAGGTACTGAAGAAGGGGACAATCAGCCAtcaacagaagaggaagaaaaggaaaatgagcgGGTTGCTGACATGGCTCAGGAGTTAGATGATAAGGATGCCATCGAGGATAAAAAAGTGGAAGG TGAGAATGCCTTGGTGTTGAATTCCTCTGTTGCTACATCAGATTCTTCTTCTGTATTCTCGGGGACAGGTGGCAGGCTTCCTACTCCAAAGCTGAGAGCACTTGGTGGAGCTCAGAGGACTCATCATGATCTTACCACACCGGCTGTTG gGGGTGCAGTTTTAGTGTCTCCTCCTAAGTCTAAGTCTTCATCTCCACAACAGAGAACAAGAGGTTTAGGAACAGACCCTTCGCCAGCTAAGCAAGATGTGAGAGAAGCTTCAAAAAGAAGATCTGGCCAG CCTGATGTAGAAGTTGAAGCTGTTTCACTCCTTACCTCTCCGCCTGCTGGGCTGGAAACTTTGGATCCTTTGCCCTTAAGGCAGGATCAGTGGCCTGCTCACAGTGTTTGTGATGAGCGAGTTTCTCTTGCATCAGAACATCAGGAGCGTTCCTCTACTCCTCCTATGCTGAAGACAGCTGAAATTCGCTCTACGTCTTATTGGAGTCCCTCTCGTCGTATTCAGGGGACTCTCAAGGACCCAGAATTCCAGCATAATG gGAATGTTGTGAGTTCCAAAATGAGATCTTTCCAGTTACCACTTCAGGAAAGAAACTGTAATGATGAAG ATGACAGGCTGTCTCAGATTTCTGCTCGCTCTGCAGCTTCCAGCTCACTGGCATCTCAGGTATTGGAACgagcacagaagaggaaggaagatttCTGGGGAAAGACATAA